One Vicia villosa cultivar HV-30 ecotype Madison, WI linkage group LG5, Vvil1.0, whole genome shotgun sequence genomic window, AAACCTAAGTGTGCCACTTTAATCACTTGCAATTTGTTAATCAGTAAGTGACGTCTTCCGTCACGCCTCTCCTCGACGGGAACACTGGCTCCACCTTAATTTCACTTCTGCAAAAAATTTCCAAGCGTCAGAACCTCTTTCTTCATTGCATTGTCGCTCTAGTTATAGAGGATTTCCAACTGTATAATGTCTCTCTTTTGTTCTTGGGCCTTTACAATGATACATTAACTTAAGCCCAAATAATAAAGCATATTCCTTTATATTGTACTATGATAGTACAATGTACATGGGAGACAACATGACACTATGGTAGAATTACAGCAGTAGTGTGGCAGCAACATCAGCAGTAGTGTGGCAGCAACAATAGAGTACAGATGTACCCGTTTTTATCTTCTAGCTCTTCCACAACtaactttgaatttgaatagtCTTTATCCTCTTTTTCTGTACCACCAAGATTTTCCTTCATTTATTATATCCTTCCACACTTCCCTCAAGAGCCAACAACCTCCTTTATCACATTCCATTTGCCCAGCATTTCTTTTCATGATGTCAGCTTGCGCTATATGCAGTAGTCTACTGCAGTATTGCATATGCTTGCCCCTGCTAACCTCTGATCacacaaaacataaataaatgacaaaaaaggAAGCACCTATTGTGCTCCACACTAAACACTAATTTAACTacaaaattaaagaaattaaacgaaaaagcatttaaaatactaaaaacattaaaacataaagCCATGTATTAACTCACAAAATGTGTGTTAACATAGTAACCAATATAGAAATTTCGACCAAAGCAGGTGATTCGATCAAAGAACTTGAAGGATATAAACATGGTTGAATAGCCACTTAACGGTCTTATCCGTATTGGGAGGACGTGTGGAAGCGGTTTTTCAAAACAAGAGACATGCGTTGGAGAATGTGGCGCTCAGTGGAGAAAAGCCCGCCCTTAGTAGTTATTTGTATTTTAGTATAAATAGTAGTTCCAATAAGGGAATAGGGGTGTCAAATTTACTACAAAAGTCACTAAAACTCAGAGTACCAAGCGAAGAGAGAAATGAGATCCAAGAGTGCGATGTATGTTTGAtcacttatttttatttatgcaaaGCTTTAATTTCAAGTTTACTTTACGTTTATGTGTTCTTCTTGGTCAAACCCTTTACTTTTTCAGTCACGGTTTCATTTTAACTTGCTTTTATTTTCATAACGTCATTTCGTTCATTGTCGAAAACAATTCACATTCTCACTATTTTTACATTATTTAGAAACTTAACGCGCATTATTCTTAGACTCCCTAGTCGGTATCGCCAGTAACCTTTAACAAGAGACTAACGTTGTTTACCAATTTTTAGGGTAATCACATTCCAACAATTAATGTTTACCCATTCCCTAGATTTGTTTGGTTGGGATTAAATGGAGGGGAGTAGAGGGAAGAGAAGTGGAGAGAATATTTAATAGTTTATGTGTTTGGTTCAAGTTTTAAGACGGGCATGAGAGGTAGATGACGGAGATCAAAATCTCTTCTGAACCATTTTTTGCTTTCCCCCAATTTAGAGGAATTTGGAGGGGAAGAGAGGTGTTTCATCTTAATTATATTTGCATATttactcttatttatttatttaaatataaatttaacttattaaaatgttaaaaattctattttgaataaattttatcTTCCTTTTATATTTCTTGTATTTTTATATCTTCATCTTATTATCATTAAatgtgtttaaattttttttattttattttatatattttaatgacCTTTTTAATTATCGTAATGTTAAATTGTTCAAAAATCTCTCCTCTTTCatattttgaaccaaacatataaataattaaaatctttATCTTTCCCTTGATAAAAATCTCTTATGTTCTCTCCTCTCGATTGAACCAAATATACCATAACAGCAAAGAATCTTTTTTCTACAAATCACCAAAAGTGTTTTACAAACCACTCAAAATAGAATAACATATGTGATCACCGATTTGTCTCCCATCTCTAAAAACTCTGCACATGATTAACCTAGCTCAATGGCTTTGAGAGTTAAGTTAACAAGAACCCAGCAAAGCTTGAGGCTGAAGGATCCATTCAAAGTTGGATGAATATAATGCCTAATCCTTCATCTGCTATCGACTGAGAACACTTGAGAAACAATAACTAAATTTCTAAATTTCTTCTTATTCAAGTATTTGGATAGAGAGACGTGTCTTATACTTTTTCGATAAAAATTGGGTATACTCTGCATGTAACAGTAGAGATTAATCTCTCGAGTTGAAAATGATTACAATAAACGGCAAATTTTTTCCTCAAAAGCATTTAACACTACTCTGTATGCTCAGGACAGGTTCGAACCAAGACGGGTTATTGATAAACTCAATCCTCATATACATTGATAAGCCTCAACTTAGTTGAATATACAATGTTGAAagagttaaagtgaaaattttattatattaatttctaAATAGCATACATTTTAGTACGCTCATTATTTAATATCTCAGAATCTGACATAACAACTGAAACTGAAAAAGACCTTGACCTGCTTCCCATTGAAGATTTACGTATACTCCTCAAATTTGAAGCTTCAATTCGATGCCTAATAACCCAATAACACATTGTCCCCAATGTAGTAGCCATAATAGTTGTTCCAATAATGGTTACTCCAATTGCAAGCCACCTTTGATTTTTCCCAACAACTACAAAAGACAATGCCAAAAATGAAACAGAAATAAGCACACATGCCAGCCACATTAGTTTGTTAATGATAGCCATCATTTGCTTCTTTGCTTTGCTTTCAATAACAACTATTGATGTTTGAACCACCACAACCGCTAAAGAAATGAAGAGCGCAAACGAATCGAACACAAAGAAGATTAGAAACGCAGCTTGCGGCGCTATGTTTGCTTCGCCGAGCGACTTTCCTTTAGGAACTTTTTTTGGATCGTCCACGAATTGGCCTGGGACGGTGAAGATAGCGGCGAATGCAACCGTTGCTATGAGGACTGCGACGACGGTTGTTGAGTTTATTGCGTTGTTGAGTCCTTCTGTGTGCATTTTGTTGAGACGTTTTGCGATTCCTTGAACGCTTTTTCGCGTTTGGCGAGTGTGTTCTAGTTGGTGATGGACTTCGTGCTTTATGTCGCTGACGGTTTGTTTTAATTCTCTGGCAGCTGTTTTTGGTTGAGATTTTGTTATGgattttccactttgaataccgtGTTCTGTTAGAATGCTTTTTACTTCAGAGTGTCCTGTTTTCTCAGCTGTGTCTAATGCTGTTTCGCCGCTTTTGTTTATTGCCATGCCATCTGTTTCACTCTGTCCAAGTATCAACTTAATAATCTGCATGGAGAAAAGTTAAAAGAGTTTAATCATTTAGACTCTACCTAGACTAATGCAACAACTTGTTCCAAATAGATACATACAGTTCAATTTTGCAAGACATGTTCTATGCTCTATATGTTTTTACTTATTAGAACTATAATCGTATTCTTTTTCCCGCAAAAACTAACTAATACAGATCTTACTCTTGTTTTCAATGCAAAAGAGGCACATTATGGAAAATAATAGCTGTGAGGTACAGATACCTCTGGAATTAACGCACGTTGGTATCTGACATCCATATGATATGTGTCATTGTCGGTGTATTATGCTTTTGACATTAGTAGTGTCGGTATCATATCAGCTAGTTTGAGTCTGTGCTTCATAAGATAATGGTGTAAAAAATCTAAGTCTTACATTGAAAAGAATAAAGTATGAATATAGTTTATAACAGATCCTCCTCTCCTTATAAGTCTGTTTTGTAGGATTGAGTTAGCTGACACATTATCCACGTACCAAGTCCAATAGTGTTGTGTATAAGGTGGTATATTAGGAAAAACTCAAGTCACGTTTTATACAGAGATAAAGGGTACCACTCATACCCTACAAGCAGAGTTTGTAGTGCAGAGTTAGACCTATCCCAACTTTTAAGAGATAAACCACTTATCGACAAAGATGGTGGTTTAAATGAGATTTGACTTACTGTAAACATGACCCTACCTATATATGAAGTAATTGTTTGAGTAAATGTTAGAAGAACTACGGCAGGCTCAATGAAATTTACCTGAGTTCTACCCTTCCTGGTAGCTATATGCAATGCTGTATTGCCCTTATTATCAACCATGTTTATTGTTGATGGATCTGCTTTTATCAACTCCTCTACCACCACAAGACTCTGCCCTTTTACCGCCATATGAAGCGCCGTCTGTCCCTTTTTATCAGTCCTTGTTACAACACCAGGCTCCTTCTCCAGAATTGCTTTCACGACCTCCAAATGTCCATTTCTTGCAGCAGAATGCAAAGCTGTTTTGCCATTACTTCTAGCAATTGCTGCCAAGCTACTACCGGTTTCTAATAGAAATTTCACTATCTCAGTGTGCCCTTGTGTTGCAGCTGTGTGTAAGGCTGTTGTGTTGGATGGATCGACAGTCATCGCCAGTTCAGAATGAGCCTCCATTAAGATCTTCACTATATCTacaacaaagaaaacaaaaattgttGTAAACAAACACTCCCTGAGTCTTGATGTCGGCCTTGATCAATCCTAAAATCCAACTCATCTAAACTCTAATTtatagtataaaaagaaaacaggACTTTAATTCCATTTGAAGATCACACACGCGTCACAAAAGCACAAAATGAGCAACTTGGTGCAACAAAGCTATactcatgtttttttttaaagtctACAGACTCAATTGGATTGAAACATCAAAGTTTTTGATGCATGCTTTTGATTGTGATTCTCCGTAAAGATTGACTCTGAACAAGATTCCTTTTTCATGTGACAGTGACAGCAACCGTAATTTAAAATATCAACTTCAATCATGACTCCTTTTCCACACAACACAAAGAACaatcaattgaagaaaaaaaactacATAAAAAACATACCTAAATCCCCTTGTTTAGCAGCAATATGAAGCGCATCAAAACCATTTCTCGCTTTAATTCCAGCATCAGCAAGATCATAATACTGAATCATCTCCCTAACCATATCAACATAACCATACTCAGCAGCAACATAAAGTGCCGTTTCACCACCTTGATTCTGCTTCACAAACACTTCCCGCAGTTTACCCTCTTCAGCACCATCCACCGTCCCCTTCAAAGAAACCATATCTCCTGCTCTCGCCGCAGAATGTAAAGGCGTATCGTCACGCTTCCCCGTCAACTGTTTCGTCATTTTCTTCCTAGTCGACCTCACCGGTAGAACCTGAGCCTGCCCAGTTTCAGCTTCTGTCTCCATTGGATACAATTCACCAAAACTAATAAACCCCGTTTGTTCTTCCAACTTCAATCAGTTTCTCAGAATCAcaatcttcattttcttcattccaacaaaaacacaaacacaaacacaaaatcaGCATCTaagtcagcatcttccatcttCCACCACAAATAACTGTCATCAAACccaataacaaaattaaaaataaataaaaaacccaAAATATTACCGATTAATTCTCCTTTTGAAAACTCTCTCAACCTCCAAAATCATTGCTCTAATGACAACAAACAAAAAACTGAATCAAAATTAAAACTTGAAatgaaaccaaaccaaaccacatcaacaaaaaaaaaattattttattgcattttcttcatccttaagttaaaaaacaaaatttttttaaaaaaatcagagATGGTTCATTTAAACCATTGATCAAACAGGTGGAAGGAAGAATCTCATTCTCACCTTAATTAAGTGTTCCACTAAAAAAAGCATTAAACTTTAAAGGTAGCTTTTAGGGAACTAACACATATGTGATGTTGGTGTAGTAGGACACcctgtaacaaaaaaaaaaaaactttgatgaATAACTATATATTATTAAAGTGATAGTAAAATGACAAGAAGAAAAAGACCAAAAGAGGTTAATAAGACATTAAACTCACATGTAAACAACAACTTTATATGAATCTAAATCAGAGATATATTATATAGTTCTTCAATGTTGAGAAATACATATGCAGCAAAAGGTAGTGATGATGGTGGtgatgaagaaatgagaaagtgttATGAGTGAATGATAGAGAGGAGATGAATAGAGGAAAAGGAGAAAAAGCGTTGCGAAAAGAAAATAGTGGTGCAAGTGTTTGATTAAGGAAAAAAACAAGACCGGTGGGTCCCGGTTTTGGAATTGATAGGACCACGCGCTTTTTGATTCCCGCTGGACGCGTGGTTTTGGTTTATggaacagtttttttttttttttttttaactagttGACTCTGATTCTATCGTTTCTTTTCAGTCCACGTTATCCACACtttttttttatcacctcttattaatttttatttatttataatcttATATCAGAATTatctttattaattattaaatcacTATATAGTAAGTGGATGAGAAAATAGAAGactaaaattgtaattaaattttaacttttttataaaaattaattaattatttatatatgttcTTTCTATAAGTTAGAAAGAAATTGTTTATTGTTACTTTATTAGTTTTctgtgtttaattttttttctttcttatacaTTGAATATATAGGATGTTTATATTAATCGATGAAAAAGTGGTATAGATAATTTAAATTCGTTTTTTAatacaaatgtttttttttcatatttagtaAAAAAATCTGTTTTCTAAAACTGAGGTAAAggaaattaactaaaaaaacaattatatattttatgcttttatgtaataaataattttctaacaaaaaagtataataaatagttttattttcGTACTTATCCTTCTTGTTTTTTAAATGACATTATtttgatatattaaaaaattattatttaatattttctctaatctatattataaattaaatttatttttttatagtaaaaatGATTAATGATTTTATTCATGAATCATGATAGATCTCTTATCTTCTAATCGCGTCCGCTTAGTTAATAATTATGCATAaacaaaagattttgagttcaatCCGTGACATCTAATTTAATCTTTTATAAAAGGTAAAATTTCAACCAATAACCTACTAAAAAAATTATCACCCAATTGTTATCAATTGATATAGGATATTTGTTCTTTTCCTATAAAGATGGAGTAATAACATTTTCTGGTATCATATTCTCAATGAAGTTAATCAAGTAGTGAATAATTTGAACAAGTATggtttattattagattttttgatcgatttttttaatttttaatttatattttattcttttttttactcattgatattttttaaaatttttttaaaagtggTTTTTTATTTATGCTTTCTTTTTATAAATAAACACTGAAAtccaaaaagaaaatattaaactcCATGTTGAAATAAGAGGAATTTGAGTAGCGTCTAACTCATAAAGCATCAAATTAAGACATAGATTACAACTCATCTTGGCAAGTGCATCTGCACAAGTATTTCACTCATAGTAAATATGACAAACACGCACCTTTCAAACCAGTTCGAACAATTGTTAAATTTGTAAACCAATCACATTCCAATTATACTATCTTTTTCAGAATCCAAAATATTTTGAACAACTACTTTGAAGTCTATATAGAGCTCAATAGCTCAAAATCTAAACTCTTTTTCTAATCTTAAGCCTTCTAGCACACCCAAAAGTTCGGTAATTTATCCATGACAAGAACCTAGATATCTTGCGAAGCCTCAAAGCCTCTCACCCATGCAACCTTTAAAAAACTATTACATCCGACTATCAAGTCATTCTTACTAGCTTCACCTGTGTTCAATCTCACCCAAGTCGAATGAGGAGGGGACCACCTTATTTGTTTAGCCTCTCGAGCCAAATCTATCTTACTACCATGCAGCTCCATTGCTAAAAAAATATTCATGAGTAAGTTTAGTAACATGTCACAGAATTCTAAGTCTCACAAAATTCTTATCATGTTATTTTTTATTCCTCCACATCCAAAGTGCACGGGAAGAAGTTGTTCAAAGTTCCGCCCACGACAGATCACCGCTAATACGAAAATCCAAACACTGATTAGTATCCACCCACTCCTTAAAATTACTAGTGGAAAAAGAGCCCATTATATCCAACTTAATCTCATTAGTCCAAATAACAAAAGCCAAAGTACAAACACATAAAACATGTATAACAGATTTCACTTTTGTTTCA contains:
- the LOC131601932 gene encoding ankyrin repeat-containing protein At5g02620-like, coding for METEAETGQAQVLPVRSTRKKMTKQLTGKRDDTPLHSAARAGDMVSLKGTVDGAEEGKLREVFVKQNQGGETALYVAAEYGYVDMVREMIQYYDLADAGIKARNGFDALHIAAKQGDLDIVKILMEAHSELAMTVDPSNTTALHTAATQGHTEIVKFLLETGSSLAAIARSNGKTALHSAARNGHLEVVKAILEKEPGVVTRTDKKGQTALHMAVKGQSLVVVEELIKADPSTINMVDNKGNTALHIATRKGRTQIIKLILGQSETDGMAINKSGETALDTAEKTGHSEVKSILTEHGIQSGKSITKSQPKTAARELKQTVSDIKHEVHHQLEHTRQTRKSVQGIAKRLNKMHTEGLNNAINSTTVVAVLIATVAFAAIFTVPGQFVDDPKKVPKGKSLGEANIAPQAAFLIFFVFDSFALFISLAVVVVQTSIVVIESKAKKQMMAIINKLMWLACVLISVSFLALSFVVVGKNQRWLAIGVTIIGTTIMATTLGTMCYWVIRHRIEASNLRSIRKSSMGSRSRSFSVSVVMSDSEILNNERTKMYAI